In one window of Gossypium hirsutum isolate 1008001.06 chromosome A01, Gossypium_hirsutum_v2.1, whole genome shotgun sequence DNA:
- the LOC107917150 gene encoding protein RADIALIS-like 5 produces MASNFFTSSRASNTYWTPYQNKLFEKALAVYDKDTPDRWQKVAAAVGEKSAEEVRKHYEVLVEDLMHIESGKIPIPNYKSTAGSYRR; encoded by the coding sequence ATGGCATCGAACTTTTTCACTTCTTCACGTGCTTCCAACACCTACTGGACGCCTTACCAAAACAAGCTATTTGAGAAGGCACTAGCAGTATATGACAAGGACACCCCTGACCGGTGGCAAAAAGTGGCGGCTGCTGTGGGCGAGAAATCGGCCGAGGAAGTAAGAAAGCACTATGAGGTCCTAGTGGAAGATCTCATGCATATTGAATCTGGTAAAATACCTATACCCAATTACAAAAGCACTGCTGGGAGTTACAGAAGATGA